A genomic segment from Actinoplanes sichuanensis encodes:
- a CDS encoding dynamin family protein produces MAIAGRLKAGKSTLVNALIGRRVAPTAAGECTRVVTRFRYGPADRIDVVTRDGDRHSLPLDEDGMVPDRLGVAAARIAYVDVALTSDRLRDLTVVDTPGLASTDTAGSARAEAAVGIDDDSAGEVAAAEAVVYVFTQAVRADDVRALQAFHTASARLATSPINAIGVLSRIDTLAGGADDPWPVAGPLAHHQAQLLARTVGDVVPVAGLLAETAEAGRLTGADRDALARLATLNPADLRLLLLSADLFRSRPAPIGADRRERLLTRLDLYGIGFACAQLAAEPRLGTGELVRRLAAASGLARLTATVDQTFRWRSDAIKAGWALTRLERLASLDQQNRATIRDAVEQALRDPAYHRLRLLDAAQRAATGTVPLPADWEQELIRLATSTDPRWILNLPEADSTALGTAAIAAAGRWRAYAVDGAGPAQARIAHVAHRGFQLLAQEVRQCRI; encoded by the coding sequence GTGGCGATCGCGGGCCGCCTTAAAGCCGGAAAGTCGACACTAGTCAACGCACTGATCGGGCGTCGGGTCGCCCCCACCGCGGCCGGCGAGTGCACGCGAGTGGTCACCCGGTTCCGTTACGGGCCCGCCGACCGCATCGACGTCGTCACCCGCGACGGTGACCGGCACAGCCTGCCCCTGGACGAGGACGGCATGGTCCCGGACCGGCTCGGTGTCGCGGCCGCCCGGATCGCGTACGTCGACGTCGCGCTCACCAGCGACCGGCTGCGGGACCTGACCGTCGTCGACACCCCCGGCCTGGCGTCGACCGACACCGCCGGCAGCGCCCGCGCCGAGGCGGCCGTCGGCATCGACGACGACTCCGCCGGTGAGGTCGCCGCCGCCGAGGCCGTGGTGTACGTGTTCACCCAGGCGGTCCGGGCCGACGACGTGCGCGCCCTGCAGGCGTTCCACACCGCGTCGGCCCGACTGGCGACCAGCCCGATCAACGCGATCGGGGTCCTCAGCCGCATCGACACCCTGGCCGGCGGCGCCGACGATCCGTGGCCGGTCGCCGGTCCCCTGGCCCACCATCAGGCGCAACTACTGGCCCGTACCGTCGGTGACGTCGTGCCGGTGGCCGGTCTGCTGGCCGAGACCGCCGAAGCCGGCCGGCTGACCGGCGCCGACCGCGACGCGCTGGCCCGACTGGCCACCCTGAACCCCGCCGACCTGCGACTGCTGCTGCTGTCGGCCGACCTGTTCCGCTCCCGACCCGCCCCGATCGGCGCCGACCGACGCGAACGCCTACTGACCCGCCTCGACCTGTACGGCATCGGCTTCGCCTGCGCCCAACTGGCCGCCGAACCCCGGCTGGGCACCGGCGAACTCGTCCGCCGGCTGGCGGCGGCGTCCGGGCTGGCCCGGCTGACCGCCACCGTCGACCAGACGTTCCGCTGGCGCTCGGACGCGATCAAAGCCGGCTGGGCGCTGACCCGGCTGGAACGCCTCGCGTCGCTCGACCAGCAGAACCGCGCCACGATCCGCGACGCCGTCGAACAGGCACTGCGCGACCCGGCCTACCATCGGCTGCGGCTGCTGGACGCCGCCCAGCGCGCCGCGACCGGCACGGTGCCGCTGCCGGCCGACTGGGAGCAGGAGCTGATCCGCCTGGCCACCTCGACCGACCCGCGCTGGATCCTGAACCTGCCGGAAGCCGACAGCACCGCCCTGGGCACCGCGGCGATCGCCGCGGCCGGCCGCTGGCGGGCCTACGCCGTCGACGGCGCCGGACCGGCCCAGGCCCGGATCGCGCACGTCGCCCACCGCGGGTTCCAGCTGCTCGCCCAGGAGGTCCGCCAGTGCAGGATCTGA